In a single window of the Thermus amyloliquefaciens genome:
- a CDS encoding pyruvate kinase: MDALGLLAEVRALRRRELRPLQRALMAHGLSSLGRLESRVAETLQALEHALASLVGEAPYPGGQDPEAFFAGERLLEVRTEALFGPSRPGRTVRVLVTLPVEMASPEGILALHRAGMDAVRLNLGKLPGEAWPSLLGALREAGEALGRPLPLLLDLEGPRLRAVVREPARVRTGDLLALELGGEAPPGLPALAPDRPGLLALREGDRLSLDEGRLVAEVLEAAPFGFLLRAAYAPPKGFKLKTGRALNAPLAPGTPYLGVRDLRVLALAQEVGALVGLSFVRTQEDLASLPQGLAGVVLKLEAREAVANLPALLAAAFRFPTAAMIARGDLGVELGPERAAEVGEELLWLLEAAHTPAVWATHVLDRLVRKGTPSRAELADAVMGARAEVVMLNQGPFLQQAVGLLDGILRRMEAHQHKKTPRLRALHSWPLPGEGD, from the coding sequence ATGGATGCCCTTGGCCTCTTGGCGGAGGTTCGGGCCCTGCGGCGGCGGGAACTCAGGCCCCTGCAGCGGGCCCTGATGGCCCATGGCCTCTCCTCCTTGGGGCGGCTGGAGAGCCGGGTGGCGGAGACCCTCCAGGCCCTGGAGCACGCCCTGGCCTCCCTGGTGGGGGAGGCACCCTACCCCGGGGGGCAGGACCCGGAGGCCTTCTTCGCGGGGGAGAGGCTTCTGGAGGTGCGGACCGAGGCCCTCTTCGGCCCTTCCCGCCCCGGGCGCACGGTGCGGGTCCTGGTCACCCTGCCGGTGGAGATGGCCTCTCCCGAGGGCATCCTGGCCCTCCACCGGGCGGGGATGGACGCGGTGCGGCTCAACCTGGGCAAGCTCCCCGGGGAGGCCTGGCCCTCCCTTCTGGGGGCCCTGCGGGAGGCCGGGGAGGCCCTGGGCCGCCCCCTGCCCCTCCTCCTGGACCTCGAGGGGCCCAGGCTCCGGGCCGTGGTCCGGGAGCCGGCCCGGGTGCGGACGGGGGACCTCCTGGCCCTGGAGCTCGGGGGCGAGGCCCCTCCCGGGCTACCTGCCCTCGCCCCCGACCGCCCCGGGCTGCTTGCCCTCCGGGAGGGGGACCGCCTTTCCCTGGACGAGGGGCGGCTGGTGGCGGAGGTCCTGGAGGCAGCCCCTTTCGGCTTCCTCCTGCGGGCGGCCTACGCCCCGCCCAAGGGCTTCAAGCTGAAGACGGGCCGGGCCCTGAACGCCCCCCTGGCTCCCGGGACCCCCTACCTGGGGGTGCGGGACCTGCGGGTGCTGGCCCTGGCCCAGGAGGTGGGGGCCCTGGTGGGCCTCTCCTTCGTGCGTACCCAGGAGGACCTGGCCTCCCTCCCCCAAGGGCTTGCGGGGGTGGTGCTGAAGCTGGAGGCCCGGGAGGCTGTGGCCAACCTCCCCGCCCTCCTGGCCGCCGCCTTCCGCTTCCCCACCGCGGCCATGATCGCCCGGGGGGACCTGGGGGTGGAGCTCGGCCCCGAGCGGGCGGCGGAGGTGGGGGAGGAGCTCCTTTGGCTCCTGGAGGCGGCCCACACCCCCGCGGTCTGGGCCACCCACGTGCTGGACCGCCTGGTGCGGAAGGGCACCCCCAGCCGGGCGGAGCTGGCGGATGCGGTGATGGGGGCCCGGGCGGAGGTGGTGATGCTCAACCAAGGCCCCTTCCTCCAGCAAGCGGTGGGCCTCCTGGACGGCATCCTGCGCCGCATGGAGGCCCACCAGCACAAGAAGACTCCCCGGCTGCGGGCCCTGCACTCCTGGCCCTTGCCGGGGGAGGGGGATTAA
- the sat gene encoding sulfate adenylyltransferase, translating into MRETLRQIPIGEDERLDLENLATGAFHPLRGFMTREEALSVAYEMRLPTGEVWTLPILLQLRERPRVGKGDQVALTYGGEAVAVLQVEDAYELDLRDLARQVFGTESEAHPGVRRFYAKGTYALGGRVEVLRWRPRGALEKTPEEVRALFRQRGWRRVVAFQTRNAPHRAHEYLIRLGLELADGVLVHPILGAKKEDDFPTEVIVKAYRALIEGFLPQDRVALLGLATPMRYAGPREAVFHALVRKNFGATHFLVGRDHAGVGEFYDPYAAHRIFDALPPLGIEIVKVGAVFHCALCGGIASERTCPPHHQGGRTSISMTKVRSLLREGKAPPPELVRPELIPLLLEGA; encoded by the coding sequence ATGAGGGAAACCCTACGCCAGATCCCCATTGGTGAGGACGAGAGGCTAGACCTGGAGAACCTGGCCACGGGGGCCTTCCATCCCCTAAGGGGGTTTATGACCCGGGAGGAAGCCCTATCCGTGGCCTACGAGATGCGGCTCCCCACGGGAGAGGTCTGGACCCTGCCCATCCTGCTTCAGCTCCGGGAAAGGCCCCGGGTGGGCAAGGGGGACCAGGTGGCCTTGACCTATGGGGGCGAGGCGGTGGCCGTCCTCCAGGTGGAGGACGCCTACGAGCTAGACCTTAGGGACTTGGCCCGCCAGGTCTTTGGCACGGAAAGCGAGGCGCACCCGGGGGTTAGGCGGTTCTACGCCAAGGGGACCTACGCCCTAGGGGGGAGGGTGGAGGTCCTGAGGTGGAGGCCTCGAGGGGCCTTGGAAAAGACCCCCGAGGAGGTGCGGGCCCTCTTCCGGCAAAGGGGGTGGCGGAGGGTGGTGGCCTTCCAGACCCGCAACGCCCCCCACCGGGCCCACGAGTACCTGATCCGGCTAGGGTTGGAGCTGGCGGACGGGGTCCTGGTCCACCCCATCCTGGGGGCCAAAAAGGAGGACGATTTCCCCACGGAGGTCATCGTGAAGGCCTACCGGGCCCTCATTGAAGGGTTTTTGCCCCAAGACCGGGTGGCCCTCCTGGGCTTGGCCACCCCCATGCGCTACGCCGGGCCCCGGGAGGCGGTCTTCCACGCCCTGGTGCGCAAGAACTTCGGGGCCACCCACTTCCTGGTGGGCCGGGACCACGCGGGCGTGGGGGAGTTCTACGACCCTTACGCCGCCCACCGCATCTTTGACGCCCTTCCACCCCTGGGCATAGAGATTGTGAAGGTGGGGGCGGTCTTCCACTGCGCCCTCTGCGGCGGCATCGCCTCGGAAAGGACCTGCCCTCCCCACCACCAAGGGGGGCGGACCTCCATCAGCATGACCAAGGTGCGCTCCCTCCTGCGGGAGGGCAAGGCGCCGCCCCCCGAGCTGGTGCGCCCCGAGCTGATTCCCCTGCTCCTCGAGGGCGCCTGA
- a CDS encoding uroporphyrinogen-III synthase: MRIAYAGLRRKEAFKALAEKLGFTPLLYPVQATEKVPVPEYQDHLRRLGEGVDLFVATTGVGVKELMEGGRALEMDLREGLGKALRLARGAKAARALREFGLPPHGVGDGTTPSLLPLLPQGPGVAALQLYGKPLPLLQQALEARGYEVLPLMPYRHLPDPGGIRLLEEAILCGQVEAVAFVAAIQVEFLFEGAQDPAELRRAFQNGVKALAVGRVTADALREWGVRPFYVDEGERLGSMLQGFLRLCREEV, encoded by the coding sequence ATGCGCATCGCCTATGCCGGGCTCAGGAGGAAGGAGGCGTTCAAAGCCCTGGCGGAAAAACTGGGCTTTACTCCCCTTCTCTACCCGGTCCAGGCCACGGAAAAGGTGCCCGTCCCCGAATACCAGGACCACCTGCGGCGGCTAGGGGAAGGGGTAGACCTCTTCGTGGCCACCACAGGGGTAGGGGTCAAGGAGCTGATGGAGGGGGGGCGGGCCCTGGAAATGGACCTGAGGGAGGGACTCGGGAAGGCCCTGCGCCTGGCCCGAGGGGCCAAGGCCGCCCGGGCCCTGAGGGAGTTCGGCCTGCCTCCCCATGGGGTGGGGGACGGCACCACGCCAAGCCTCCTGCCCCTCCTGCCCCAAGGGCCAGGGGTGGCGGCCCTCCAGCTTTACGGCAAACCCCTGCCCCTTCTCCAGCAGGCCTTGGAGGCAAGGGGGTACGAGGTCCTTCCCCTGATGCCCTACCGGCACCTGCCGGATCCCGGCGGCATCCGCCTCCTGGAGGAGGCCATCCTTTGCGGCCAGGTGGAGGCGGTGGCCTTTGTGGCCGCCATCCAGGTGGAGTTCCTGTTTGAAGGGGCCCAGGACCCCGCGGAGCTGAGGCGGGCCTTCCAGAACGGGGTCAAAGCCCTGGCCGTGGGCCGGGTTACCGCCGATGCCCTCAGGGAGTGGGGGGTGAGGCCCTTTTACGTGGACGAAGGGGAGCGGTTGGGAAGCATGCTCCAGGGGTTCTTACGCCTGTGCCGGGAGGAGGTATGA
- a CDS encoding phosphoadenylyl-sulfate reductase — MDKVKSAKALIREALAGSQKPCFTCSFQAEDVAVLHLLLEERPDIPVLFLDTGYHFPEVYAYRDALRERLGFQLLNLTPSLSKEDQERLYGKLYETDPTRCCQMRKVEPLFRALEGYDTWFTGLRREQSPTRANLKPVEEAILQSGHRLRKVNPLYDWSLKEVFAYLAVADLPYLPLYDQGYLSIGCAPCTAKPLDPKDPRSGRWAGKGKLECGIHLHEKGE, encoded by the coding sequence ATGGATAAGGTGAAAAGCGCCAAGGCCCTCATCCGGGAAGCGTTGGCGGGGAGCCAAAAGCCATGCTTCACGTGCAGTTTCCAGGCGGAGGACGTGGCGGTGCTCCACCTCCTCCTGGAGGAGAGGCCCGATATCCCCGTCCTCTTCCTGGACACCGGCTACCACTTCCCCGAGGTCTACGCCTACCGGGACGCCCTGAGGGAAAGACTGGGCTTCCAGCTCCTCAACCTCACCCCAAGCCTTTCCAAGGAGGACCAGGAACGCCTTTACGGGAAGCTCTACGAGACCGACCCCACCCGCTGTTGCCAGATGCGAAAGGTGGAGCCCCTCTTCCGGGCGCTGGAGGGCTACGACACCTGGTTCACCGGGCTCAGGCGGGAACAGTCCCCCACCCGGGCCAACCTGAAGCCCGTGGAGGAGGCCATCCTGCAAAGCGGCCACCGGCTGCGAAAGGTGAACCCCCTTTACGACTGGAGCCTCAAGGAGGTCTTCGCCTACTTGGCCGTGGCCGACCTTCCCTACCTGCCCCTATATGATCAGGGTTACCTCTCCATCGGCTGCGCGCCCTGCACCGCCAAGCCCCTGGACCCCAAGGACCCCCGTTCTGGCCGCTGGGCGGGCAAGGGCAAGCTGGAGTGCGGCATCCACCTGCACGAAAAGGGGGAGTAG
- a CDS encoding ribonucleoside-diphosphate reductase subunit alpha, producing the protein MTRTKREYRPWYWANEWTRRYMSRGYLLPGVTVEERVKEIADHAERLTGIPGFSQKFQEYMARGWYSLATPIWANYGLRRGLPISCYGTYVEDDTASILRAVAEIGMMSKQGGGTSVYLGTLRPRGAPIRDNGESNGSYAFASLFDRVIEVFNQGSTRRGQCAAYLPIEHPDLEEWLRIQREGSEIQSLFWGVTVGDAWLEAMIAGDREKRERWAKVLKSRAEVGIPYLFFRDNANRQAPEIFKKLGKTIHASNLCTEIMLPSDPEESFVCCLSSLNLLHFDEWKDTDAVETLTVFLDSVLDDFLLKAEGIPYMERAVRFTRRYRAIGIGVLGWHSYLQSKGIPLESPEAIHLNNLIFKTIREKAEEASRWLRARHPEDELAEVMERRNATLLAIAPTKSSSFILGQVSPSIEPYTSNYYLKDLQKARVPFKNPFLEELLREKGKDEEKVWRSILEHNGSVQHLDFLTDEEKDVFKTFAEVSQKTLVNLAAGRQKHIDQGQSLNLVIHPEAPPKDVNELYLHAWRSGLKALYYQFSTSAAQAYSRDLLLSCRACES; encoded by the coding sequence ATGACGCGCACGAAGCGAGAATACCGGCCCTGGTACTGGGCCAACGAGTGGACCCGGCGCTACATGAGCCGGGGCTACCTCCTCCCTGGGGTAACGGTGGAGGAGCGGGTGAAAGAGATCGCCGACCACGCGGAAAGGCTCACGGGTATCCCGGGCTTCTCCCAGAAGTTCCAGGAGTACATGGCCCGGGGTTGGTACTCCCTGGCCACCCCCATCTGGGCCAACTACGGCCTCAGGCGGGGGCTTCCCATCTCCTGCTACGGCACCTACGTGGAGGACGACACCGCCTCCATCCTGAGGGCGGTGGCGGAGATCGGCATGATGAGCAAGCAGGGCGGGGGCACCTCCGTCTACCTGGGTACCCTCCGCCCCAGGGGAGCCCCCATACGGGACAACGGGGAGAGCAACGGCTCCTATGCCTTCGCCTCCCTCTTTGACCGGGTGATCGAGGTCTTTAACCAGGGCTCCACCCGGCGGGGCCAGTGCGCCGCCTACCTCCCCATCGAGCACCCCGACCTGGAGGAGTGGCTCAGGATCCAGCGGGAAGGAAGCGAGATCCAGTCCCTGTTCTGGGGGGTAACGGTGGGGGACGCCTGGCTGGAGGCCATGATCGCTGGGGACCGGGAAAAGCGGGAGCGGTGGGCCAAAGTGCTCAAGAGCCGGGCCGAGGTGGGGATCCCCTACCTCTTCTTCCGGGACAACGCCAACCGCCAGGCCCCCGAGATCTTCAAAAAGCTCGGCAAGACCATCCACGCCTCCAACCTGTGCACCGAGATCATGCTCCCTTCGGATCCGGAGGAAAGCTTCGTCTGCTGCCTCTCCTCCCTGAACCTCCTCCACTTCGACGAGTGGAAGGACACGGATGCAGTGGAGACCCTAACTGTCTTTTTGGACTCGGTGCTGGACGACTTCCTCCTGAAGGCGGAGGGCATCCCCTACATGGAGCGGGCGGTGCGCTTCACCCGGCGCTACCGGGCCATCGGCATCGGCGTCCTGGGCTGGCACAGCTACCTCCAGTCCAAGGGGATCCCCCTGGAGAGCCCGGAGGCCATCCACCTCAACAACCTTATCTTCAAGACCATCCGGGAAAAGGCGGAGGAGGCCAGCCGCTGGCTCCGGGCCCGCCACCCCGAGGACGAGCTGGCGGAGGTTATGGAGCGCCGGAACGCCACCCTTTTGGCCATCGCCCCCACCAAGAGTAGCTCCTTCATCCTGGGCCAGGTCTCCCCTTCCATCGAGCCCTACACCAGCAACTACTACCTGAAGGACCTACAAAAGGCCAGGGTGCCCTTCAAGAACCCCTTCCTGGAGGAGCTCCTGAGGGAAAAGGGTAAGGATGAGGAAAAGGTTTGGCGAAGCATCTTGGAGCACAACGGCTCCGTGCAACACCTGGACTTCCTCACAGACGAAGAGAAGGACGTATTTAAGACCTTCGCCGAAGTGTCCCAGAAAACCCTGGTGAACCTTGCGGCGGGGAGGCAGAAGCACATCGATCAAGGCCAGTCCCTTAACCTGGTGATCCACCCCGAGGCCCCGCCCAAGGATGTGAACGAGCTCTACCTGCACGCCTGGCGGAGCGGCCTGAAGGCCCTTTACTACCAGTTCAGCACCAGCGCCGCCCAGGCCTACAGCCGGGACCTCCTCCTCTCCTGCCGGGCCTGCGAGAGCTAA
- the cobA gene encoding uroporphyrinogen-III C-methyltransferase produces MGRVFLVGAGPGDPDLLTLRAHRLLREAPVVLHDRLVDERVLSLIRGKRVDVGKEEGESGKQEAIHRLLLRYARAYPFVVRLKGGDPCVFGRGGEEALFLAAHGVEVEVVPGVSSFLATGLPLTHRGLSSGFAVVAGVLENGGYPDLSPYAKAPTLVVLMGVKRRAWIAQELLRLGRHPEEPSLFVERATSPEERRVKARLGEVAEGRVEVAAPAVWVIGKVVEVLSEARSARAWTLEEVLR; encoded by the coding sequence ATGGGTAGGGTCTTCCTGGTGGGGGCAGGGCCCGGGGACCCCGACCTCCTCACCCTTAGGGCCCACCGGCTCCTGAGGGAGGCCCCCGTGGTCCTCCACGACCGGCTGGTGGACGAACGGGTCCTCTCCCTCATAAGGGGGAAAAGGGTGGACGTGGGCAAGGAAGAAGGGGAAAGCGGGAAGCAGGAGGCGATCCACCGCCTGTTGCTCCGCTACGCCCGGGCCTACCCCTTCGTGGTCCGGCTCAAGGGTGGGGATCCCTGCGTCTTCGGCAGAGGGGGCGAGGAGGCCCTCTTTCTGGCCGCCCACGGGGTGGAGGTGGAGGTGGTACCCGGGGTGAGCAGCTTCCTGGCCACGGGGCTCCCCCTCACCCACCGCGGCCTAAGCTCCGGCTTCGCCGTGGTGGCTGGGGTCCTGGAAAACGGGGGCTACCCAGACCTCAGCCCTTACGCCAAGGCGCCCACCCTGGTGGTCCTCATGGGGGTGAAGCGCAGGGCCTGGATCGCTCAGGAGCTCCTGCGCCTTGGGAGGCACCCCGAGGAACCCAGCCTGTTCGTGGAAAGGGCCACCTCCCCCGAGGAGCGCCGGGTGAAGGCCCGCCTGGGGGAGGTGGCGGAAGGAAGGGTGGAGGTGGCCGCCCCCGCGGTCTGGGTGATCGGGAAGGTGGTGGAGGTCCTTTCGGAGGCAAGAAGCGCAAGGGCTTGGACCCTCGAGGAGGTCCTGCGATGA
- a CDS encoding nitrite/sulfite reductase — protein MAGLSAEATAEIQHLEAMIARLEAGEADLEDFRIYRLKNGIYGIRGRPEHHMVRIKLPVGRVSPEALRVLADVAERYAENRLAHVTTRQAVQLHHVHRRHLPEVLRAVNQVGLTTREACGHSIRAITCCPYAGVSPEEPFDVTPYAEATYRYFLRHPVGQNLPRKFKIAFEGCATDHARTPIHDIGAVAALEGGQRGFRIYVGGGLGAAPMSAELLEPFTPEEDLLPTILAVLRLFDRYGNRKVLTQARLKFLVRKWGIAAFREAVREERRIVKLTASGEDLRAWQPPQDPPPPRLPSPPRKPFSFAPGFDEWRRTNLFRQKQAGYFTVTVRLPLGDITPEGLRALAEIAEAYAGEVRSAISQNLLLRFVPEEALGGLYEALLQAGLAHPQAHTLLDITRCPGADTCNLAITHSRGLARALEAHLQALPLVQDPRVRPISLKISGCPNSCGQHHIADIGFYGASRKVGEREVPHYTLLLGGGTREGEARFGQVVARIPARRVPEAVERILRRYQEERQNGEGFQTFLERVGVTSFKPLLEDLQTVPPYEEAPEYYQDLGAEGEAFQVRLGRGECAG, from the coding sequence ATGGCAGGGCTTAGCGCGGAGGCCACGGCGGAAATCCAGCATCTGGAGGCCATGATCGCCCGCCTCGAGGCGGGGGAGGCGGACCTCGAGGACTTCCGGATCTACCGCCTAAAAAACGGCATCTACGGCATCCGGGGCAGGCCAGAGCACCACATGGTCCGCATCAAGCTTCCCGTGGGGCGGGTCAGCCCCGAGGCGCTAAGGGTCCTGGCGGACGTGGCCGAACGGTACGCGGAAAACCGGCTGGCCCACGTGACCACCCGCCAGGCGGTCCAGCTCCACCACGTCCACCGTCGGCACCTGCCCGAGGTCCTGCGGGCGGTGAACCAAGTGGGCCTCACCACCCGCGAGGCCTGCGGCCACTCCATCCGGGCCATCACCTGCTGCCCCTACGCCGGCGTCTCCCCTGAGGAGCCCTTTGACGTGACCCCTTACGCCGAGGCCACCTACCGCTACTTCCTCCGCCACCCGGTGGGGCAAAACCTGCCCCGCAAGTTCAAGATCGCCTTTGAGGGGTGCGCCACCGACCACGCCCGCACCCCCATCCACGACATCGGAGCGGTGGCGGCCCTGGAAGGGGGCCAAAGGGGCTTCCGCATCTATGTGGGCGGCGGCCTAGGGGCCGCTCCCATGAGCGCCGAACTCCTGGAACCCTTCACCCCCGAGGAAGACCTCCTCCCCACCATCCTGGCGGTCCTCCGCCTCTTTGACCGCTACGGCAACCGCAAGGTGCTCACCCAGGCCCGGCTCAAGTTCCTGGTAAGGAAGTGGGGGATCGCCGCCTTCCGCGAGGCGGTGCGGGAGGAAAGGCGCATCGTGAAGCTCACCGCCAGCGGGGAGGACCTAAGGGCCTGGCAACCTCCCCAGGACCCCCCTCCCCCACGCCTCCCCTCCCCTCCGAGGAAACCCTTCTCCTTCGCCCCGGGGTTTGACGAGTGGCGCCGGACCAATCTCTTCCGCCAGAAGCAGGCGGGGTACTTCACCGTGACGGTGCGCCTGCCCCTGGGGGACATCACCCCGGAAGGGCTTAGGGCCCTGGCAGAGATCGCCGAGGCCTACGCTGGGGAGGTGAGGAGCGCCATCAGCCAAAACCTCCTCCTTCGCTTCGTGCCCGAGGAGGCCTTGGGCGGGCTTTACGAGGCCCTGCTCCAGGCGGGCCTGGCCCATCCCCAGGCCCACACCCTCCTGGACATCACCCGTTGCCCGGGGGCCGACACCTGCAACCTGGCCATCACCCACTCCCGAGGGTTGGCCCGGGCCCTGGAGGCGCACCTCCAAGCTCTTCCCCTGGTCCAAGACCCCAGGGTGCGGCCCATCAGCCTCAAGATCTCCGGTTGCCCCAACTCCTGCGGCCAACATCACATCGCGGACATTGGCTTCTACGGGGCGAGCCGCAAGGTGGGGGAACGGGAGGTGCCCCACTACACCCTGCTCCTGGGTGGGGGGACACGGGAGGGGGAGGCCCGCTTCGGCCAAGTGGTGGCCCGGATCCCCGCCCGGCGCGTCCCCGAGGCGGTGGAGAGGATCCTAAGGCGCTACCAGGAAGAACGGCAAAACGGGGAAGGCTTCCAAACCTTTTTGGAACGGGTGGGGGTTACCTCCTTCAAGCCCCTTCTTGAGGATCTCCAAACCGTTCCTCCCTACGAGGAGGCCCCGGAGTACTACCAGGACCTGGGGGCGGAAGGGGAGGCCTTCCAAGTGCGGCTGGGCCGGGGAGAGTGCGCGGGGTAA
- a CDS encoding acyl-CoA thioesterase gives MRETRMVYTVFPGETNHYGTLFGGTALAWMDQAAFVAATRHAKRKVVTVHSDAVDFKRPVPLGAIVELKAWVVEVGRTSMRVAVEMWVEPLEPGKEPYLAAKGGFVLVAVDEDGRPVPVPPLEG, from the coding sequence ATGCGGGAAACGCGCATGGTGTATACGGTCTTCCCCGGGGAGACCAACCACTACGGAACCCTATTCGGTGGAACTGCTTTGGCCTGGATGGACCAGGCAGCCTTCGTAGCGGCTACCCGCCACGCCAAGCGCAAGGTGGTCACGGTGCACTCCGACGCGGTGGACTTCAAACGCCCAGTGCCCCTGGGGGCCATCGTGGAGCTCAAGGCCTGGGTGGTGGAGGTGGGCCGCACCTCCATGCGGGTGGCGGTGGAGATGTGGGTGGAGCCCCTGGAGCCGGGTAAGGAGCCCTACCTGGCGGCCAAGGGGGGCTTCGTCCTGGTGGCGGTGGACGAGGACGGGCGGCCCGTGCCCGTGCCCCCTTTGGAGGGATGA
- a CDS encoding precorrin-2 dehydrogenase/sirohydrochlorin ferrochelatase family protein: protein MTYFPLMLDLRDRPVLLIAGGPETGAKLGALLEAQAKVTVLAEARDADRWRLADLAAEGRIRLIPRGYREGDLEGFYLVVSHPRDKAIHPQVRAEAERRRVFLVAVDDPENATAILPAVVRRGELVLALSTSGAAPALAVRLKERLQHLLGPEYGELVAYLRALRPKVAAIPSFEERRRLWYRLVDLALEELDRDPEGGLAKAQERVEEALREVAPWIR from the coding sequence ATGACCTACTTTCCCCTCATGCTGGACCTACGGGATAGGCCCGTCCTGCTCATCGCCGGCGGGCCGGAAACGGGGGCCAAACTCGGGGCCCTCCTCGAGGCCCAGGCCAAGGTGACGGTCCTGGCGGAAGCAAGGGACGCGGACCGCTGGCGCCTGGCGGACCTTGCCGCGGAGGGCCGGATCCGCCTCATTCCCCGGGGCTACCGGGAAGGGGACCTGGAGGGCTTTTACCTGGTGGTGAGCCACCCCCGGGACAAGGCCATCCATCCCCAGGTGAGGGCGGAGGCGGAGAGGCGAAGGGTGTTTCTGGTGGCCGTGGACGACCCGGAAAACGCCACCGCCATCCTCCCCGCGGTGGTGCGCAGGGGAGAGCTGGTGCTGGCCCTTTCCACCTCTGGCGCCGCCCCCGCCTTGGCGGTGCGGCTGAAGGAGCGTTTGCAACACCTCCTGGGCCCAGAGTACGGGGAGCTGGTGGCCTATCTGCGCGCCTTAAGGCCCAAGGTGGCGGCGATCCCTAGCTTTGAGGAGCGCAGGCGGCTTTGGTACCGGCTGGTGGATCTGGCCTTGGAGGAACTGGACCGGGATCCAGAAGGAGGTCTGGCCAAAGCCCAAGAACGGGTAGAGGAAGCGCTGAGGGAGGTTGCGCCATGGATAAGGTGA
- a CDS encoding ribonucleotide-diphosphate reductase subunit beta, which yields MLTHPRPHYRPYEYPNLLRFRDAIRHSYWLHTEFSFASDLQDYALVGEEERSLVRRALVAIAQVELSVKLFWARAYEVFPKPEVAEVGMTFAESEVRHANAYAHLLDLLGLNPLFAQALEEPPLRERHRQLASVLEVSRGGTLRDYALALLLFSTFTEHASLFSQFYTLMALNKRLGRFKGISNAIEATSKEENVHGLFGVELLRILKEERPDLFDASFSEEVLQRVHAFFRSEEALLDWIFAQGDAEAVRGEEVLEFLKRRYNQVLSLHDLPTPFSVREEFLGDTEWFDLELLADKEVDFFNKRSVAYARRVQGYDPESLF from the coding sequence ATGCTCACGCACCCCAGGCCCCACTACCGCCCCTACGAGTACCCAAACCTCTTGCGGTTTCGCGACGCCATCCGCCACAGCTACTGGCTCCACACGGAGTTCAGCTTTGCCTCCGACCTGCAGGACTACGCCCTGGTGGGGGAGGAGGAACGCTCCCTAGTGCGCCGGGCCCTGGTGGCCATCGCCCAGGTGGAGCTTTCCGTGAAGCTCTTCTGGGCCCGGGCCTACGAGGTTTTCCCCAAGCCCGAGGTGGCGGAGGTGGGCATGACCTTCGCCGAGAGCGAGGTGCGCCACGCCAACGCCTACGCCCACCTTCTGGACCTCCTAGGCCTGAACCCCCTCTTCGCCCAGGCCCTGGAGGAACCTCCCTTAAGGGAGCGGCACCGCCAGCTGGCCTCGGTGTTGGAGGTTTCCCGGGGGGGAACCCTTAGGGACTACGCCCTAGCCCTCCTCCTTTTCTCCACCTTTACCGAGCACGCCTCCTTGTTCTCCCAGTTCTACACCCTTATGGCCCTGAACAAGCGCCTTGGGCGCTTCAAGGGCATCTCCAACGCCATCGAGGCCACCAGCAAGGAGGAAAACGTGCACGGGCTTTTCGGGGTGGAGCTCCTCCGGATCCTTAAGGAGGAAAGGCCCGACCTCTTTGACGCCTCCTTTTCCGAGGAGGTTTTGCAAAGGGTGCACGCCTTCTTCCGCTCGGAAGAAGCCCTCCTGGACTGGATCTTTGCCCAGGGGGATGCGGAGGCGGTGCGGGGGGAAGAGGTCCTGGAGTTCCTAAAAAGGCGCTACAACCAGGTGCTCTCCCTCCACGACCTCCCCACCCCCTTTTCCGTTCGGGAGGAGTTCTTAGGGGACACGGAGTGGTTTGACCTGGAGCTTTTGGCCGACAAGGAGGTGGACTTCTTCAACAAGCGGAGCGTGGCCTACGCCCGCAGGGTGCAGGGTTACGACCCGGAAAGCCTTTTTTGA
- a CDS encoding sulfite exporter TauE/SafE family protein, whose product MAFLLGFLIAFAIGVTGVGAGTVTAPLLILALGLPPEAAVGTALLFGFLVKLPAATVYLLRGQVAWTPLGRLLLGGIPGVLLGSLILAHLKGAKDLVLLLVGCTVVLSAGLGLCRSLKGAPQGQDRPQVLPPAAFGIGLEVGFSSAGAGALGTLLLLHATRLSPQRVVGTDILFGLALALLGGGVHLYFGQVEPDLLIPLSTGGVLGAALGALLATRMPKKPLRLALLLWLLFLGAQLVYRGVAHG is encoded by the coding sequence ATGGCCTTTCTTTTGGGCTTTCTCATCGCCTTTGCCATCGGCGTCACCGGGGTGGGGGCCGGCACCGTGACCGCCCCCCTCCTCATCCTGGCCCTGGGCCTGCCCCCGGAGGCGGCCGTGGGCACCGCCCTCCTCTTTGGCTTTTTGGTGAAGCTCCCCGCCGCCACGGTCTACCTTCTCCGGGGACAGGTGGCCTGGACCCCCTTGGGCCGCCTGCTCCTTGGGGGGATACCCGGGGTCTTGTTGGGAAGCCTCATCCTGGCCCACCTCAAGGGGGCAAAGGACCTGGTCCTCCTCCTGGTGGGGTGCACCGTGGTCCTGTCGGCGGGGCTCGGCCTCTGCCGGAGCCTAAAGGGGGCTCCCCAGGGCCAGGACCGGCCCCAGGTGCTGCCGCCCGCCGCCTTCGGGATTGGCCTCGAGGTGGGGTTCTCCTCCGCCGGGGCCGGGGCCTTGGGCACCCTGCTCCTCCTCCACGCCACCCGCCTCTCCCCGCAACGGGTGGTGGGGACGGACATCCTCTTCGGCCTAGCCCTGGCCCTCCTGGGGGGTGGGGTGCACCTCTATTTTGGCCAGGTGGAGCCCGACCTGCTCATCCCTCTGAGCACCGGGGGGGTGCTGGGCGCCGCCCTGGGGGCCCTTTTGGCCACCCGGATGCCCAAGAAGCCCCTGCGGCTGGCCCTGCTCCTTTGGCTCCTCTTCCTCGGGGCACAGCTGGTCTACCGGGGGGTGGCCCATGGGTAG